The proteins below come from a single Triticum aestivum cultivar Chinese Spring chromosome 5D, IWGSC CS RefSeq v2.1, whole genome shotgun sequence genomic window:
- the LOC123124727 gene encoding uncharacterized protein — protein MARKFLNMVLHEYGSRMYSLCRINLSTHLFYPTAKDAATAHEDANARRKKKKHGGIWPSTISSCKRLPRTLVNFSTPPSTVAASNMRFFYLLPEVGETSVMFADPSGNSSVYDMGTKSFVLTPRSYFCKPYDSITLSIRDRRINGNFLDHEDDHGLYVMNSMDDSFEFFNYCKVGLSTYPLLYNEWYWRPLPPPPSRGSPLVAAAVIDSSAAICASSKHGTYTFDVSREVSSHSGSWVLPFHRAAEYVPELGLWFGLQAPGTWQNRLCAFDLSSSVMAESAPSPLHDWEYLGLLPDELLPVGRALVNLGSGKFCIATQCRKKRSARQEEDVVENIRSLGGNGGVQTLLTGVEVVRCADGLQLIHHKSQRYNIENVRIHCVL, from the coding sequence ATGGCTCGCAAGTTTCTGAATATGGTCCTGCACGAGTATGGCAGTAGAATGTATTCGCTGTGCCGCATCAACCTCTCCACTCATCTCTTCTACCCGACAGCAAAGGACGCAGCAACAGCCCATGAAGACGCAaacgcaaggaggaagaagaagaagcatgggGGAATATGGCCATCGACGATCTCGAGCTGCAAGCGCCTGCCAAGAACGCTGGTCAACTTCTCGACGCCGCCCAGCACCGTCGCCGCCAGCAACATGCGCTTCTTCTACCTCCTGCCCGAGGTCGGAGAGACCAGTGTCATGTTCGCCGACCCTTCCGGCAATTCCTCGGTCTACGACATGGGCACCAAGTCTTTCGTCCTCACGCCCCGATCATACTTCTGCAAGCCGTATGATTCCATCACCTTGTCCATTAGGGACCGACGCATCAACGGCAATTTCTTGGACCACGAAGACGACCACGGCCTCTACGTCATGAACAGCATGGACGACAGCTTTGAGTTCTTCAATTACTGCAAGGTTGGCTTGTCTACCTATCCGTTGCTGTACAATGAGTGGTACTGGAGGCCTCTGCCGCCCCCGCCGTCCCGCGGCAGCCCTCTCGTTGCGGCGGCGGTGATCGATAGCTCTGCTGCCATATGCGCGTCGTCCAAGCACGGCACCTACACCTTTGATGTTTCGAGGGAGGTGTCGAGCCACAGCGGCAGCTGGGTGCTGCCCTTCCACCGCGCAGCAGAGTATGTCCCTGAGCTCGGACTCTGGTTCGGCCTCCAGGCCCCTGGCACCTGGCAAAATCGGTTATGTGCATTTGACCTTTCGTCCTCTGTCATGGCGGAATCTGCTCCTTCACCCCTGCATGATTGGGAATACCTCGGTCTCCTGCCTGATGAGTTGCTGCCGGTGGGGCGTGCCTTGGTGAACCTGGGCTCAGGCAAGTTTTGCATCGCGACCCAGTGCAGGAAGAAGAGGTctgcgcgccaggaggaggacgtggtggagaATATTAGGAGTTTGGGTGGAAATGGGGGTGTGCAAACTCTCTTGACTGGCGTGGAGGTGGTCCGCTGCGCCGACGGGC